In one window of Protaetiibacter larvae DNA:
- a CDS encoding VIT1/CCC1 transporter family protein — protein sequence MSPDAAPRPAQLRRWRRYLAAERAEAAVYRDLARRREGREREILMALAEAESRHEAHWLQLLGPSAEPAPRPDLRTRFFGFLAKRLGFLFVLVLAQRAEARSPYDDDADATAQMAADERIHGEVLRGLAARGRTQLSGSFRAAVFGANDGLVSNLALVLGIGATGVSPRVVLFTGIAGLLAGALSMGAGEYVSVRSQRELLAASRPDPESQTALPHLDVDENELALVYRARGMDQTEAEAHAREVLATHHLDADAPPEEFDPDEAVGSPWRAAISSFLFFASGALIAVLPYLFGLNGLPAVALAAGLVGIALLATGAVVGILSGASPLRRALRQLGIGFGAAAATYLLGLVFGASVG from the coding sequence GTGAGTCCGGATGCCGCCCCCCGCCCTGCCCAACTGCGACGGTGGCGTCGCTACCTCGCAGCCGAGCGCGCCGAGGCCGCGGTGTACCGCGATCTCGCACGGCGGCGCGAGGGACGCGAGCGCGAGATCCTCATGGCGCTCGCCGAGGCGGAGTCGCGGCACGAGGCGCACTGGCTCCAGCTGCTGGGGCCGTCGGCCGAGCCCGCGCCGCGACCGGATCTGCGCACCCGGTTCTTCGGCTTCCTCGCGAAGCGTCTCGGGTTCCTCTTCGTGCTCGTGCTCGCACAGCGCGCTGAAGCCCGTTCGCCCTACGACGACGACGCGGACGCCACCGCGCAGATGGCCGCCGACGAACGCATCCACGGCGAGGTGCTGCGCGGGCTCGCGGCGCGGGGGCGCACCCAGCTCTCCGGCAGCTTCCGGGCGGCGGTGTTCGGCGCCAACGACGGCCTCGTCTCGAATCTGGCCCTCGTGCTCGGCATCGGGGCGACCGGGGTGAGCCCGCGCGTCGTGCTGTTCACGGGCATCGCGGGACTGCTCGCGGGCGCACTCTCCATGGGGGCGGGCGAGTACGTGTCGGTGCGGTCGCAGCGTGAACTGCTCGCGGCATCCCGACCGGACCCGGAGTCCCAGACCGCGCTTCCCCACCTCGACGTCGACGAGAACGAGTTGGCGCTCGTATATCGCGCTCGCGGCATGGACCAGACCGAGGCGGAGGCGCACGCGCGCGAGGTGCTCGCGACCCACCACCTCGACGCGGACGCGCCCCCCGAGGAGTTCGATCCGGACGAGGCGGTCGGTTCGCCGTGGCGCGCCGCGATCTCGAGCTTCCTGTTCTTCGCCTCGGGTGCCCTCATCGCGGTGCTGCCGTACCTCTTCGGGTTGAATGGACTGCCGGCGGTCGCTCTGGCGGCGGGGCTGGTCGGGATCGCGCTGCTCGCGACGGGCGCGGTGGTCGGCATCCTCTCGGGGGCATCGCCGCTCCGGCGGGCGCTCAGACAGCTCGGGATCGGCTTCGGCGCGGCCGCGGCGACCTACCTGCTGGGCCTGGTCTTCGGCGCCTCGGTCGGCTGA
- a CDS encoding helix-turn-helix transcriptional regulator: MDRADLVLLRRARDRMDREYAQPLDVAALARTALMSAGHFSRSFRAAYGETPYGYLMTRRIERAKALLRRGDLSVTEVCLAVGCTSLGSFSARFTELVGVSPSAYRAAAHPDAAEAALDGIPCVSKAVTRPVRI; encoded by the coding sequence ATGGACCGCGCCGACCTCGTGCTGCTGCGTCGCGCCCGCGACCGCATGGATCGCGAGTACGCGCAGCCGCTCGACGTGGCCGCGCTCGCCCGCACGGCGCTCATGTCGGCGGGTCACTTCTCGCGCAGCTTCCGCGCCGCGTACGGGGAGACCCCCTACGGCTACCTCATGACCCGCCGCATCGAGCGCGCGAAGGCGCTGCTGCGCCGCGGCGACCTGAGCGTCACCGAGGTCTGCCTCGCGGTCGGCTGCACCTCGCTGGGCTCGTTCAGCGCGCGCTTCACCGAGCTCGTCGGCGTCAGCCCGAGCGCGTACCGGGCGGCCGCGCATCCGGACGCCGCGGAGGCGGCGCTCGACGGCATCCCGTGCGTGTCGAAGGCGGTCACGCGCCCGGTCAGGATCTGA
- a CDS encoding DUF1508 domain-containing protein, whose amino-acid sequence MQFEVKADKGGHYSWWLIASNGQTVAWAGESFASKSNANRAAEAFKVGATAAEYELYENKGGHWSWRAHRGGHIVAVPGESFASKSNAQRAADNVRDKAGEATGP is encoded by the coding sequence GTGCAATTCGAGGTGAAGGCCGACAAGGGCGGCCACTACTCATGGTGGTTGATCGCGAGCAACGGCCAGACCGTCGCGTGGGCGGGTGAGTCGTTCGCCTCCAAGTCGAACGCGAACCGCGCCGCCGAGGCGTTCAAGGTGGGGGCGACGGCAGCCGAGTACGAGCTCTACGAGAACAAGGGCGGCCACTGGAGTTGGCGGGCCCACCGCGGGGGCCACATCGTGGCGGTTCCCGGGGAGTCCTTCGCCTCCAAGTCGAACGCGCAGCGTGCCGCCGACAACGTGCGCGACAAGGCGGGCGAGGCGACCGGGCCGTAG
- a CDS encoding aldose 1-epimerase family protein, with protein MPYPIGELIGLRTERSIARIGTLAAVLLGLAVGGRELVESTPPTRLPSHGHGIVLAPWPNRVRDARWKLDGEVRQLDVSDPSRGNAIHGLLRNTAYRVRERTDAAVLLGARIHPQHGWPFLLDTWVRYALADDGLTVTHGARNLGAAPAPWAVGAHPYLRAGAAAIEQTTLEVRGADRYLVLDELLLPVGESDVEPGGPRDLTTPRAIGELDLNVAYAGIATGPTGSAILTAPDGRRTVLWQDEPFRWLQVFTPRDFPHLSADGSETPSLAVALEPMSAAPDALNSGAGLAWLEPGESWEASWGVRDEETA; from the coding sequence ATGCCGTACCCCATCGGCGAGCTCATCGGGCTGCGCACCGAGCGCTCGATCGCCCGGATCGGCACACTCGCCGCCGTGCTGCTCGGGCTCGCGGTGGGCGGGCGCGAGCTCGTCGAGAGCACCCCTCCCACGCGGCTGCCCTCGCACGGGCACGGCATCGTGCTCGCCCCCTGGCCCAACCGGGTGCGCGATGCGCGCTGGAAGCTGGATGGCGAAGTCCGGCAACTCGACGTGAGCGACCCGAGTCGCGGCAACGCCATCCACGGGCTGCTGCGCAACACGGCCTACCGGGTGCGGGAGCGCACGGATGCCGCGGTGCTGCTCGGCGCGCGCATCCATCCGCAGCACGGCTGGCCGTTCCTGCTCGACACCTGGGTGCGATACGCGCTCGCCGATGACGGCCTCACGGTGACGCACGGCGCCCGCAACCTGGGCGCAGCGCCCGCACCGTGGGCGGTCGGTGCGCACCCGTACCTGCGGGCGGGGGCCGCGGCGATCGAGCAGACCACGCTCGAGGTGCGCGGCGCCGACCGCTACCTCGTGCTCGACGAGCTGCTGCTGCCGGTCGGTGAGAGCGACGTCGAGCCCGGCGGTCCGCGAGACCTCACCACCCCCCGCGCCATCGGCGAGCTCGACCTCAACGTCGCCTACGCGGGCATCGCGACCGGCCCGACCGGCAGCGCCATCCTGACGGCCCCCGACGGCCGACGCACCGTGCTGTGGCAGGACGAGCCGTTCCGCTGGCTGCAGGTCTTCACGCCGCGCGACTTCCCGCACCTGAGCGCGGATGGATCCGAGACCCCCTCCCTCGCCGTCGCCCTCGAACCGATGTCGGCCGCCCCCGACGCGCTCAACTCGGGCGCGGGGCTCGCCTGGCTGGAACCGGGTGAGAGCTGGGAGGCGTCCTGGGGCGTGCGAGACGAGGAGACAGCATGA
- a CDS encoding bifunctional methylenetetrahydrofolate dehydrogenase/methenyltetrahydrofolate cyclohydrolase, translating into MSAIALDGIATASAIKGELRERVAALAARGVVPGLGTLLVGADPGSVSYVGGKHRDSAEVGIRSIREELPADASEAEVRAAIARLNADPEVTGYIVQLPLPKGIDENAMLELIDPAKDADGLHPTNLGRLVLGVDGELDSPLPCTPAGVVELLRRHDVPIAGRHVTIIGRGLTVGRPLGLVFTRKGVDATVTLTHSRTQDLAAEVRRADIVVAAIGVPHFVKPEWIKPGAAVLDVGVTRVGTTESGKARLHGDVDPAVAEVAGWLSPNPGGVGPMTRAMLIANVVQAAERQN; encoded by the coding sequence ATGAGCGCGATTGCACTGGATGGGATCGCGACCGCGTCGGCGATCAAGGGGGAGCTGCGGGAGCGGGTCGCGGCGCTCGCGGCGCGCGGAGTCGTGCCGGGGCTCGGCACGCTCCTCGTCGGTGCCGATCCCGGATCGGTGAGCTACGTGGGCGGCAAGCACCGCGACTCGGCCGAGGTCGGCATCCGCTCGATCCGTGAGGAACTCCCCGCGGATGCGAGCGAGGCCGAGGTGCGCGCCGCGATCGCCCGCCTCAACGCCGACCCCGAGGTGACCGGCTACATCGTCCAGCTGCCGCTGCCGAAAGGCATCGACGAGAACGCGATGCTCGAACTCATCGACCCCGCGAAGGACGCGGACGGCCTGCACCCCACCAACCTCGGCCGCCTCGTGCTCGGTGTCGACGGCGAGCTCGACTCCCCGCTGCCGTGCACGCCCGCGGGCGTCGTCGAGCTGCTGCGTCGCCACGACGTCCCGATCGCCGGGAGGCACGTCACGATCATCGGCCGCGGTCTCACCGTCGGCCGCCCGCTCGGGCTCGTCTTCACCCGCAAAGGCGTCGATGCGACCGTCACCCTCACCCACTCCCGCACGCAGGACCTCGCGGCCGAAGTGCGGCGTGCGGACATCGTGGTGGCGGCGATCGGCGTGCCCCACTTCGTGAAACCGGAGTGGATCAAGCCCGGCGCCGCCGTGCTGGACGTCGGTGTGACGCGCGTCGGCACCACCGAGTCGGGGAAGGCGCGCCTGCACGGCGACGTCGACCCGGCGGTCGCCGAGGTCGCCGGCTGGCTGTCGCCCAACCCGGGCGGCGTGGGTCCCATGACGCGCGCGATGCTCATCGCCAACGTCGTGCAGGCCGCCGAACGTCAGAACTGA
- a CDS encoding DNA-directed RNA polymerase subunit beta, with translation MADDFHKPALFGGREFEAFPGARDPAAVMRIAHDTARSLLARVRDSDDPEVVDRVVRFTDEHGLDAVAELWAASGPRTLPGALWRIYLLRVMIRQDPAGVALLFQRGTEVLATIDPVIAGAPSPAGPSEVLELADRILHGVFDGDFPHALERAAAFCRVEAAGATSIADDQEAASPERATELTTRASRLALMADELAACARLAHDDALE, from the coding sequence ATGGCCGACGACTTCCACAAGCCCGCGCTCTTCGGGGGGCGCGAGTTCGAGGCGTTCCCGGGGGCACGGGATCCGGCCGCCGTCATGCGGATCGCCCACGACACGGCGCGCTCCCTGCTCGCGCGCGTGCGCGACAGCGACGATCCCGAGGTGGTGGATCGGGTCGTCCGCTTCACCGACGAGCACGGGCTCGACGCGGTCGCCGAGCTGTGGGCGGCATCCGGTCCCCGCACGCTGCCGGGGGCGCTCTGGCGCATCTACCTGCTGCGGGTGATGATCCGCCAGGACCCGGCTGGCGTGGCGCTGCTGTTCCAGCGCGGCACCGAGGTGCTGGCGACGATCGATCCGGTGATCGCCGGCGCCCCGAGCCCCGCCGGGCCGAGCGAGGTGCTCGAACTGGCGGACCGCATCCTGCACGGGGTGTTCGACGGGGACTTCCCGCACGCGCTCGAGCGCGCGGCGGCGTTCTGCCGGGTAGAGGCGGCGGGCGCCACGAGCATCGCCGACGATCAGGAGGCGGCGAGCCCTGAGCGCGCCACCGAGCTCACGACGCGCGCATCCCGCCTCGCGCTGATGGCCGA
- a CDS encoding putative protein N(5)-glutamine methyltransferase has protein sequence MTETADPLVERLRAAGCVFAEDEAALLREAASGAALEALVVRRVAGEPLETLLGWAAFDGLRVAVAPGVFVPRVRTELLVELGVEGLPAGAVVVELCCGVGAVAAAIRARRPDAEVWASDIDPDAVAVARRNLPPGRVLEGDLYDALPAALRGRVDLIVANAPYVPSDEIAFMPSEARDFEHRVALDGGADGHAIQARIAAGCGQWLAPGGRAIIETGERMSARTASLLEAAGLVVRVVRDEERDATAVVGVLG, from the coding sequence ATGACCGAGACCGCCGATCCGCTGGTGGAGCGGTTGCGCGCCGCCGGCTGTGTGTTCGCGGAGGACGAGGCCGCCCTGCTGCGGGAGGCGGCATCCGGGGCTGCGCTCGAGGCGCTCGTCGTGCGACGGGTCGCGGGTGAGCCGCTCGAGACGCTGCTCGGCTGGGCGGCGTTCGACGGGCTGCGGGTGGCGGTGGCGCCCGGAGTGTTCGTGCCGCGGGTGCGCACCGAGCTGCTCGTCGAGCTGGGCGTCGAGGGGCTGCCTGCGGGCGCCGTCGTCGTGGAGCTGTGCTGCGGGGTGGGCGCGGTGGCGGCCGCGATCCGGGCGCGTCGACCCGACGCGGAGGTGTGGGCATCCGACATCGACCCGGATGCCGTCGCGGTCGCCCGGCGCAACCTGCCGCCCGGGCGCGTGCTCGAGGGCGACCTGTACGACGCGCTGCCGGCAGCGCTGCGCGGGCGGGTCGACCTCATCGTGGCGAACGCGCCCTACGTGCCGAGCGACGAGATCGCCTTCATGCCGTCCGAGGCACGTGACTTCGAGCACCGGGTGGCGCTCGACGGCGGGGCCGACGGGCACGCGATTCAGGCGCGGATCGCCGCCGGGTGCGGGCAGTGGCTCGCACCCGGCGGGCGGGCGATCATCGAGACGGGCGAGCGGATGAGCGCGCGGACGGCGTCACTGCTGGAGGCTGCGGGGCTCGTGGTGCGCGTCGTGCGCGACGAGGAGCGGGACGCGACGGCGGTCGTGGGGGTGCTCGGGTAG
- the purU gene encoding formyltetrahydrofolate deformylase — MSATHWTITLVCEDKPGIVHAVSGAIVEAAGNITESQQFSSDDTGTFFMRLQVESAVSREQFEAALAPVTERYGMTWTLDVVGRPLRTLVLVSTAGHCLNDLLFRQRAGQLGVDIPLVLSNHPDLGELAAFYGVPFESHPVTSAGQKLAFEERVLEVVEEHDIELVVLARYMQILSPALCEALAGRIINIHHSFLPGFKGANPYKQAHARGVKIIGATAHFVTSDLDEGPIIEQNIVRVDHTRTVPELVAIGQDEESRTLTQAVKWFSEDRVLLDGARTIIFR; from the coding sequence ATGAGCGCGACCCACTGGACCATCACCCTGGTCTGCGAGGACAAGCCCGGGATCGTGCACGCCGTCTCCGGGGCCATCGTCGAGGCGGCCGGCAACATCACCGAGTCGCAGCAGTTCTCGAGCGACGACACCGGCACCTTCTTCATGCGCCTGCAGGTCGAGTCGGCGGTGAGCCGCGAGCAGTTCGAGGCGGCGCTCGCGCCGGTCACCGAGCGCTACGGGATGACGTGGACGCTGGATGTGGTGGGGCGCCCCCTGCGCACGCTCGTGCTCGTCTCGACCGCGGGGCACTGCCTCAACGACCTGCTGTTCCGTCAGCGTGCCGGGCAGCTGGGGGTCGACATCCCGCTCGTGCTCTCGAACCACCCGGACCTCGGTGAGCTCGCGGCGTTCTACGGCGTTCCCTTCGAGTCGCACCCCGTGACGAGTGCGGGGCAGAAGCTCGCCTTCGAGGAGCGCGTGCTCGAGGTGGTGGAGGAGCACGACATCGAGCTCGTCGTGCTCGCGCGGTACATGCAGATCCTGTCGCCCGCGCTGTGCGAGGCGCTCGCGGGACGCATCATCAACATCCACCACTCGTTCCTGCCGGGCTTCAAGGGCGCGAACCCCTACAAGCAGGCGCACGCGCGCGGCGTGAAGATCATCGGGGCGACCGCGCACTTCGTCACGAGCGACCTCGACGAGGGGCCGATCATCGAGCAGAACATCGTGCGCGTCGACCACACCCGCACCGTGCCCGAGCTCGTGGCGATCGGTCAGGACGAGGAGAGCCGCACCCTCACGCAGGCGGTCAAGTGGTTCTCGGAGGACCGCGTGCTGCTCGACGGCGCCCGCACCATCATCTTCCGCTGA
- a CDS encoding aldose 1-epimerase family protein gives MSTTVTGVGERFTLRAGDATAEIGTVAAVLCALRVGGVDLTEPLPVETAPPPFCSGIALAPWPNRVRAARWVLDGEVQQLDITEPARGGALHGLLEFTEYEVRERSEDTLTLGAIIHPQHGWPFLLDTWVRFQLLPDGIVVTHGVRNLSDRRAPFALGTHPYPRIGAFDVAELVLTVPAAEYLEVDGRMDPVAWHPVDGGTDLRAGRRVGELALDTAFRGLGPVDRVAATLTAPDGSRLEVLQDDDWRYLQVFTTPLFPKADGLGTAVAIEPMTAPPDALNSGEGLRWLEPGEADDGSWGLRYTPAP, from the coding sequence ATGAGCACCACCGTGACCGGCGTCGGAGAGCGGTTCACCCTGCGCGCGGGCGACGCGACCGCCGAGATCGGCACGGTCGCCGCCGTGCTGTGCGCGCTGCGGGTGGGCGGGGTCGACCTCACCGAGCCGCTTCCGGTCGAGACCGCGCCGCCGCCGTTCTGCTCCGGCATCGCCCTCGCGCCCTGGCCCAACCGGGTGCGCGCCGCCCGCTGGGTGCTCGACGGCGAGGTGCAGCAGCTCGACATCACCGAGCCCGCCCGCGGCGGCGCTCTGCACGGGCTGCTCGAGTTCACCGAGTACGAGGTGCGGGAGCGAAGCGAGGACACGCTCACGCTCGGCGCGATCATCCATCCGCAGCACGGCTGGCCGTTCCTGCTCGACACCTGGGTGCGGTTCCAGCTGCTGCCGGACGGGATCGTGGTGACCCACGGCGTCCGCAACCTCTCCGACCGCCGTGCCCCCTTCGCCCTCGGCACCCACCCGTACCCCCGCATCGGCGCCTTCGATGTGGCCGAGCTCGTGCTCACGGTGCCCGCCGCGGAGTACCTCGAGGTGGACGGTCGGATGGATCCCGTCGCCTGGCACCCGGTGGACGGCGGCACCGATCTGCGGGCCGGCCGGCGGGTGGGCGAGCTCGCGCTCGACACGGCGTTCCGCGGGCTCGGCCCGGTGGATCGCGTCGCCGCCACGCTCACGGCCCCGGACGGCAGCCGCCTCGAGGTGCTGCAGGACGACGACTGGCGCTACCTGCAGGTGTTCACGACGCCGCTGTTCCCGAAGGCGGACGGCCTCGGCACGGCGGTCGCGATCGAGCCGATGACGGCGCCGCCGGACGCCCTCAACTCGGGCGAGGGGCTGCGCTGGCTCGAGCCCGGCGAAGCCGACGACGGCAGCTGGGGCCTGCGCTACACGCCCGCGCCGTAG
- a CDS encoding VOC family protein produces MTISLQHSYIAFDDAEAALTFYRDVLGFSVLRDVDLGGGQRWITVAPAGSDVSIVLTPVGAGESDADRELLADLLAKGVLPGAVLATDDLDGDFERIAASGADIQQEPMDQPWGVRDAAFRDPAGNQLRLTAR; encoded by the coding sequence ATGACGATCTCACTGCAGCACAGCTACATCGCTTTCGACGACGCCGAGGCGGCGCTCACCTTCTACCGCGACGTGCTCGGGTTCTCGGTGCTCCGCGACGTCGACCTGGGTGGCGGTCAGCGCTGGATCACCGTGGCACCGGCCGGTTCGGATGTCTCGATCGTGCTCACCCCGGTGGGCGCGGGGGAGTCGGATGCCGACCGCGAGCTGCTCGCCGACCTGCTCGCGAAGGGGGTGCTGCCGGGTGCGGTGCTCGCCACCGACGACCTCGACGGCGACTTCGAGCGGATCGCGGCGTCGGGCGCCGACATCCAGCAGGAGCCCATGGACCAGCCGTGGGGTGTGCGGGATGCCGCGTTCCGCGACCCGGCCGGCAACCAGCTGCGGCTCACCGCGCGCTGA
- the glyA gene encoding serine hydroxymethyltransferase, with protein MTAESTFLSPLAEVDPEVAAALESELGRQRSTLEMIASENFVPRAVLEAQGSVLTNKYAEGYPGRRYYGGCEFVDVVETLAIERAKSLFGAAYANVQPHSGASANAAVLAAIAQPGDRILGLELAHGGHLTHGMKLNFSGKLYEAHSYKVDPETFRVDLDEVRRVALEVQPQVIIAGWSAYPRQLDFAAFRAIADEVGAKLWVDMAHFAGLVAAGLHPSPVPHAHVTSSTVHKTIGGPRSGFILTNDEDIAKKINSNVFPGQQGGPLMHVIAAKATAFKLAASDEFRDRQERTIRGAQLLAERLVADDARAAGVDVLTGGTDVHLVLVDLRNSEFTGKDAEDRLHEVGITVNKNAVPNDPRPPMVTSGVRIGTPALATRGFGDAEFTEVADVIALALQPGADIPALRARVARLADAHPLYSGLTSPTSWS; from the coding sequence GTGACTGCTGAATCCACCTTCCTCTCCCCCCTCGCCGAGGTCGACCCCGAGGTCGCCGCCGCACTCGAGTCCGAGCTGGGCCGCCAGCGGTCCACGCTCGAGATGATCGCCTCCGAGAACTTCGTGCCGCGGGCCGTGCTCGAGGCCCAGGGCTCCGTGCTCACCAACAAGTACGCGGAGGGCTACCCGGGCCGCCGCTACTACGGCGGTTGCGAGTTCGTGGACGTCGTGGAGACCCTCGCGATCGAGCGCGCCAAGTCGCTGTTCGGCGCCGCCTACGCCAACGTGCAGCCGCATTCGGGCGCCTCCGCCAACGCGGCGGTGCTCGCGGCGATCGCCCAGCCGGGCGACCGCATCCTGGGTCTCGAGCTCGCCCACGGCGGCCACCTCACCCACGGCATGAAGCTCAACTTCTCGGGCAAGCTCTACGAGGCGCACTCCTACAAGGTCGACCCCGAGACCTTCCGGGTCGACCTCGACGAGGTGCGCCGGGTGGCCCTCGAGGTGCAGCCGCAGGTGATCATCGCCGGCTGGTCGGCCTACCCGCGCCAGCTCGACTTCGCGGCCTTCCGCGCGATCGCCGACGAGGTGGGCGCGAAGCTCTGGGTCGACATGGCGCACTTCGCGGGCCTCGTGGCCGCGGGCCTGCACCCCTCGCCCGTGCCGCACGCGCACGTGACGAGCTCGACCGTGCACAAGACGATCGGCGGCCCGCGCTCGGGCTTCATCCTCACGAACGACGAGGACATCGCCAAGAAGATCAACTCGAACGTCTTCCCCGGCCAGCAGGGCGGCCCGCTCATGCACGTGATCGCGGCGAAGGCGACCGCCTTCAAGCTCGCGGCGTCCGACGAGTTCCGCGATCGTCAGGAGCGCACCATCCGGGGTGCGCAGCTGCTCGCGGAGCGCCTCGTCGCGGACGACGCCCGCGCGGCCGGCGTGGATGTGCTGACGGGCGGCACCGACGTGCACCTCGTGCTCGTCGATCTGCGCAACTCGGAGTTCACCGGCAAGGACGCCGAGGACCGCCTGCACGAGGTGGGCATCACCGTCAACAAGAACGCCGTGCCGAACGACCCGCGCCCGCCGATGGTGACCTCGGGTGTGCGCATCGGCACCCCGGCGCTCGCCACCCGCGGCTTCGGCGACGCCGAGTTCACCGAGGTGGCCGACGTGATCGCGCTCGCCCTGCAGCCCGGCGCCGACATCCCGGCCCTCCGCGCCCGCGTGGCCCGCCTCGCCGACGCCCACCCCCTCTACTCCGGCCTCACCTCCCCCACCTCCTGGAGCTAG
- a CDS encoding MFS transporter produces MSSGGFPFFRLLVIAGAIFASVSSEFLPTGLLPEMAAELKVSESQIGLLVTVFAATVVLSTAPLTVLTRRYSRKWLMVVLLGVFAVTNVLCAIAPSYEFLLGARILGGLAHGLFWAVTGPYAALLVPKHQLARAISVTNAGGTAAFILGVPLGSALGHALDWRLAFAVMAGVVVLFMLLVVLFLPPVSHLVTLATGEIALPVRKDRSVPAVVIVCITVILVITGHNVFYTYIAPWSIQVGGVPESGVPGLLFAYGAAGAIGLILGGAFGDRFPRGSVNLAFAGVAVSILLLCLFGTSVVPVVVGLVLWSIFFGGVPALMHSRVLHSASERIRDLAAASLTTAFNIAIGGGALLGGALLDGFGIAVLPWAAAGLIVLALVVAVSTDRVRIAAHPS; encoded by the coding sequence GTGAGTTCCGGCGGCTTCCCCTTCTTCCGGCTGCTGGTGATCGCGGGGGCGATCTTCGCCTCCGTCTCGAGCGAGTTCCTGCCCACCGGTCTGCTGCCCGAGATGGCCGCCGAGCTGAAGGTGTCCGAGTCGCAGATCGGCCTGCTCGTCACGGTGTTCGCCGCCACCGTCGTGCTCTCCACGGCTCCGCTCACGGTGCTCACCCGGCGGTACTCGCGCAAGTGGCTCATGGTCGTGCTGCTCGGCGTCTTCGCCGTCACGAACGTGCTGTGCGCGATCGCACCGAGCTACGAGTTCCTGCTCGGCGCGCGGATCCTCGGCGGGCTCGCGCACGGCCTGTTCTGGGCTGTCACGGGGCCGTACGCGGCCCTCCTGGTGCCCAAGCATCAGCTGGCCCGTGCGATCTCCGTCACGAACGCGGGCGGCACGGCGGCGTTCATCCTGGGTGTCCCGCTCGGCAGCGCCCTCGGCCACGCCCTCGACTGGCGGCTCGCCTTCGCGGTGATGGCGGGCGTCGTGGTGCTCTTCATGCTGCTCGTGGTGCTGTTCCTGCCGCCCGTCTCGCACCTCGTGACGCTCGCGACCGGCGAGATCGCGCTGCCCGTCCGCAAAGACCGCAGCGTGCCGGCGGTCGTGATCGTCTGCATCACCGTGATCCTCGTGATCACCGGGCACAACGTCTTCTACACCTACATCGCGCCGTGGTCGATCCAGGTGGGCGGGGTGCCGGAGTCGGGGGTTCCGGGGCTGCTGTTCGCGTACGGCGCGGCGGGGGCCATCGGCCTCATCCTCGGGGGCGCGTTCGGGGACCGCTTCCCGCGCGGCTCGGTGAACCTCGCATTCGCGGGGGTCGCCGTGAGCATCCTGCTGCTCTGCCTCTTCGGCACCTCCGTGGTGCCCGTCGTGGTGGGCCTCGTGCTGTGGAGCATCTTCTTCGGCGGCGTCCCGGCGCTCATGCACTCGCGCGTGCTGCACTCCGCGTCGGAACGCATCCGCGATCTCGCGGCCGCATCGCTCACGACCGCCTTCAACATCGCGATCGGCGGCGGGGCGCTCCTCGGCGGTGCGCTGCTCGACGGATTCGGGATCGCGGTGCTGCCGTGGGCGGCGGCCGGCCTGATCGTGCTGGCGCTCGTCGTGGCGGTCTCGACCGACCGCGTGCGGATCGCCGCCCACCCCTCCTGA